The DNA sequence GAAGTAGGTGGTGCTGAAGTGTGGAAAGTGAACAAGAAGTGCTAAATCCCAAGTAAACACGCTTGGCCTAACAGAGAAGTGATACGCCCTGTAATGAATCGGTACAATAATTCCCTGTCTTTGTGTGAGTatttttttactcttttttcattttgtggtACAATAATTCCGTGGGATGTTCCTGTCTTGGCCTCCCCTGTTCTCCCCTCCctcattcattatttttccacCCTCTCAAAATCCTAATCCTCTCCGTTTCGTTCTTGGCTCGCTCCACGAGGCTCAAAGTTTTTCCCTTCTTTGATCTTTCGCTGATCCTGATCGATCTGCTATACTCCTCTGTCCTTCCATCATTATCACATTCTCAACCTCActagaaataaaatacaatcaaCATTCggcagagagagagattgaCAAATGTGACAACACATGTTGTAGTTTGTAGCCTCCTCTGTTCACTCGCTGTACGCTGATTTCATCTTATTTCTTAGTTTTGGGCAAAAGTACAAAGGAGAAAATGATCTATCCCTCCATTGCCATCTCAATCACTCAACACTTTTCTACTCATCGTTGCTTGTCTTGATTGAGTTTTCTACCGGTATATATTGTTGCCTGGATCGGATCAATTTTCTCAGCTGCAAAGTGCAAAACTCCATCGCATTATGGTGTGCTGTCATCGCCTTGCTGTTTCTATTCTTGTCATTGTGATTTCCACCTCGTCCCAGTTCAGATTGTTCGGGATTGCTGAAGGTAAGTGATCATTAGCCATCCCATGTTCTTCAACACACACGCAATCATGGCCTGTGTATTAAAGTTGTCATCTTTTTCATGTTTCAGGCAGAAAAATGGCCCAAACAGCTGGCAATTTCCAGGTAAGAAAGAATTCGCCATTTCATCATGCACTGTGTGTTTTCGTGTAGTTTACGATGATACTGAGAGTAAATTCTATTCATCTGGCAGACAGTGGAGGAAGATAAGAAGACAATGTGGAGAGCCCAGATCGGTTCGAGGCCGCCGCAGTGCGAGCGGAGGTGCAGTTCTTGCGCCCACTGTGAAGCCATTCAAGTGCCGACAAACCCGCAAACAAGGAGCGCAATCGAGAACTCAGCCTCAGGTTCTTCCGCCGCCGACGCCAGAGGCGACGACCACTCCAACTACAAGCCCATGAGCTGGAAATGTAAATGTGGAAACTTCATTTTCAATCCTTAAAATCTTACCCTGTTGAATCCTGTACATCACTAATTGACATTTCCAGGAGTgaaataacatt is a window from the Sesamum indicum cultivar Zhongzhi No. 13 linkage group LG15, S_indicum_v1.0, whole genome shotgun sequence genome containing:
- the LOC105177855 gene encoding EPIDERMAL PATTERNING FACTOR-like protein 2 encodes the protein MVCCHRLAVSILVIVISTSSQFRLFGIAEGRKMAQTAGNFQTVEEDKKTMWRAQIGSRPPQCERRCSSCAHCEAIQVPTNPQTRSAIENSASGSSAADARGDDHSNYKPMSWKSRIGDQSYAALISGVLRYCSRDSDAYNAVTHIKGEIRIE